Proteins from a single region of Flavobacterium sp. K5-23:
- a CDS encoding murein hydrolase activator EnvC: protein MTSVLWSQSSQQEKLEQRKLQIQQEIRDNEKLLQSVKSKEKSAMGIYSIQKNKIRLKEILINTTEKQTKLLGNDMYINQMKINKLNKELLILKEDYGKMIVKSYKSRSEQSRAMFILSSETFLQAYKRAQYLKQYTNFRKAQGEEINSKSKDLITFNNKLQVQKVAKQKLLVENVKERSVLEKEKQEQEKLVNAIKKDKNKIVSDIRKKQRESKTIDRQIDRLIREAIAEANRKAAIEKAKAKALALANSTKSTSKSETKEAVREAEKEAAKDPVSSSRIELTPESKLIADSFRSNRGSLPWPVEKGFVSLGYGNQAHPIYSSLVIHNSGIEITTNDGADARAVFGGEVASVMLLSPINKAVMIQHGDYFTVYQNLSSVNVSKGDKVSIKQVLGRIRTSGETGKTVLKFTIAQNTSYSDPKGWLSPK, encoded by the coding sequence ATGACTTCTGTTCTATGGAGTCAGTCTTCTCAACAAGAAAAATTAGAACAACGAAAACTTCAAATCCAACAGGAAATTAGAGATAACGAAAAATTATTGCAATCAGTTAAGTCAAAGGAAAAATCAGCGATGGGGATTTATTCCATTCAAAAAAACAAGATTAGACTTAAAGAAATTCTGATTAACACGACCGAAAAGCAAACCAAACTTTTGGGGAATGATATGTATATTAATCAAATGAAAATCAATAAGCTGAATAAAGAGCTGTTGATTCTCAAAGAAGATTATGGAAAGATGATTGTGAAATCATATAAAAGCCGTTCCGAGCAAAGCCGCGCGATGTTTATATTATCATCAGAGACTTTTTTACAAGCGTATAAAAGAGCACAATACTTGAAACAATACACTAATTTCAGGAAGGCGCAAGGGGAGGAGATCAACTCTAAATCGAAGGATCTTATTACGTTCAACAATAAGTTACAGGTTCAAAAAGTAGCCAAACAAAAACTACTTGTAGAAAACGTAAAAGAACGTTCAGTTCTTGAGAAAGAAAAACAAGAACAGGAGAAATTAGTAAACGCTATTAAAAAAGACAAGAACAAAATCGTTTCTGATATTCGAAAAAAACAAAGAGAATCAAAAACCATTGACAGACAAATTGACCGTCTTATTCGTGAGGCTATTGCTGAAGCTAACAGAAAAGCTGCTATAGAGAAAGCCAAAGCCAAAGCGCTAGCATTAGCAAATAGCACTAAGTCGACATCAAAAAGTGAAACAAAAGAGGCTGTAAGAGAAGCTGAAAAAGAAGCTGCCAAAGATCCTGTTTCTTCATCTAGAATTGAATTAACACCGGAATCTAAATTAATAGCCGATAGTTTTAGGTCTAACAGAGGAAGTTTGCCTTGGCCGGTAGAAAAAGGATTTGTTTCATTGGGTTATGGTAATCAAGCACACCCTATTTATTCTTCATTAGTGATACACAATAGTGGAATCGAAATCACGACTAACGATGGTGCTGATGCCAGAGCTGTTTTTGGAGGAGAAGTAGCAAGTGTAATGCTTTTATCACCTATCAATAAAGCTGTAATGATTCAACACGGAGATTATTTTACAGTATATCAGAATTTGAGTTCTGTAAATGTTAGCAAAGGTGATAAGGTCAGTATAAAACAGGTTTTAGGTAGAATTAGAACCAGTGGAGAAACCGGGAAAACCGTTTTGAAATTCACAATTGCTCAAAACACATCTTATTCAGATCCCAAAGGATGGTTGTCACCTAAATAG
- a CDS encoding tetratricopeptide repeat protein, whose amino-acid sequence MKNWFLGILIFINFSLALGQSALKKDVVTTKTQINSSDSSRISFHLKKANSYSIQNVDSASYQFNKAIEIAHSLNSTKDVAEVLYSQGLFFHNNYKYVKAIKFFNEADLLFEELKNHKKTGLINDYIGKNYSYLYSYDKAFKHFLKALKHYQQIGDEIGSAKVYSGIGNIYYLKKQYDISIKYFTKSFSLYKKNNNELGIADSYTNLANAVSDNGDFDKGLEYYNKSNVILIRLKDKYGIATNYNNIGDCYIVLKKYNYALDYFEKALALSQDINDLGLTSIIYSNIANIKKAQNNFKETVDYANKSLKIAVEINDLGIQSESLLTLSKVYEDSNDFQMALKFKNQYIAIKDSMLLQDNTEKAHFFQALNDLESNQSTINELTIKNENNRLKLEYKNRLSSFFIVTSILSIIFIVFLIFQQRAKRKTYKLLAYKSEQVVKMKDEIQTQHDRLKDLNSTKDKLFKILAHDLKNPLSSIEGFTDLMIEDGAGSDEEERMLFLTTIKNSANKASSILNGLFIWAINQEKILKTKKINLFSLLKDEVKLLEIQALYKKVSVLINVENNIYVKADEDMLGTVLRNLISNAIKFTHSKGEILVTSKIADNFVEITIKDNGVGMTMVEVEGLFRVDYNVSKEGTANENGSGLGLVLCKDFIEKQGGKIWVQSIVNVGSEFKFTLPLYINTKEQKKTA is encoded by the coding sequence ATGAAAAATTGGTTTTTAGGCATATTGATTTTTATAAACTTTTCTTTAGCTCTTGGACAAAGTGCTTTAAAAAAGGATGTTGTAACAACCAAGACTCAAATTAATTCCAGTGACAGTAGTAGAATATCTTTTCATTTAAAAAAAGCAAATTCATATTCTATTCAAAACGTTGATTCTGCTTCATATCAATTTAACAAGGCAATTGAAATTGCTCATTCTTTAAATTCCACTAAGGATGTCGCCGAAGTTTTATATAGTCAAGGACTTTTTTTTCATAATAATTACAAATATGTTAAAGCTATTAAATTTTTTAATGAAGCGGATTTGCTATTCGAAGAATTAAAAAACCATAAAAAAACTGGGTTAATCAATGATTACATCGGTAAGAATTACAGTTATTTATATTCTTATGACAAAGCTTTTAAACATTTTTTAAAGGCTTTAAAACACTACCAGCAAATAGGCGACGAAATTGGTTCGGCAAAAGTTTATTCGGGAATTGGAAACATATATTATCTAAAGAAACAATATGACATTTCAATTAAATATTTCACTAAATCTTTTTCATTATATAAAAAAAATAATAATGAATTAGGAATTGCTGACAGTTATACGAATCTAGCTAACGCGGTTTCTGATAATGGCGATTTTGATAAAGGATTAGAATATTACAATAAGTCTAATGTGATTTTAATAAGATTAAAGGACAAGTATGGCATTGCCACAAATTACAATAATATTGGAGACTGTTATATTGTTTTAAAAAAATACAACTACGCACTGGATTATTTTGAAAAAGCATTGGCTCTTTCCCAAGATATTAATGATTTGGGTTTAACTTCTATAATTTATTCGAATATTGCTAATATCAAAAAAGCACAAAATAATTTCAAAGAAACAGTGGATTATGCAAACAAAAGTTTGAAAATTGCTGTTGAAATTAACGATTTGGGAATTCAGTCAGAAAGTTTGTTGACCTTATCTAAGGTTTATGAAGATAGCAACGATTTTCAAATGGCTTTGAAGTTTAAAAATCAATATATAGCAATTAAGGACAGTATGTTATTGCAAGACAACACTGAAAAAGCTCATTTTTTCCAAGCATTAAATGACTTGGAATCAAATCAATCTACCATAAATGAATTGACTATAAAAAACGAAAACAATCGCTTAAAATTAGAATACAAAAACAGATTAAGTTCCTTTTTTATAGTAACATCTATTCTTTCTATAATTTTTATTGTTTTTTTAATATTCCAACAAAGAGCTAAAAGAAAAACGTATAAATTATTAGCCTATAAAAGCGAGCAAGTTGTAAAAATGAAAGATGAAATTCAAACTCAACACGATCGCTTAAAAGATTTAAACAGTACAAAAGACAAACTTTTTAAAATTTTGGCACACGATTTAAAAAACCCGTTAAGTTCAATTGAAGGATTTACAGATCTTATGATTGAAGACGGTGCCGGGAGTGATGAGGAGGAAAGAATGTTGTTTTTAACAACAATAAAAAACTCAGCTAATAAAGCGTCTTCCATTTTGAATGGGTTATTTATTTGGGCAATAAATCAAGAAAAAATTCTTAAGACTAAAAAAATCAACCTTTTTAGTCTCCTAAAGGATGAAGTAAAGCTATTGGAAATTCAGGCATTGTATAAAAAAGTATCTGTACTAATTAACGTTGAAAATAACATTTATGTTAAGGCTGATGAAGATATGCTGGGTACTGTTCTACGAAATTTGATTTCGAATGCTATAAAATTCACTCATTCAAAAGGTGAAATTTTGGTAACTTCTAAAATAGCAGATAATTTTGTGGAGATAACTATCAAGGATAATGGAGTAGGTATGACGATGGTAGAAGTCGAAGGTTTATTTAGGGTTGATTATAATGTTTCTAAAGAAGGAACTGCAAATGAAAACGGATCGGGACTGGGATTAGTTTTGTGTAAAGATTTTATTGAAAAACAAGGAGGTAAAATTTGGGTTCAGAGTATTGTCAATGTTGGAAGCGAATTTAAGTTTACATTGCCATTATACATTAACACCAAAGAACAAAAAAAGACTGCTTAA
- a CDS encoding PQQ-dependent sugar dehydrogenase, which yields MKKIAPLLFLCFFISCNSQVKQNDVALKDEVQNYTFKTIASGISIPWGMTWLPDGSMLITEKSGVLYHSKNGIKTEIKNVPEVYNRGQGGLLDIATHPQYVKNGWIYISYSSAEEGGKGGNTKLIRAKLQNESLIQIESIYKCSPNTTAGQHFGSRIVFDNEGYLYFSVGERGEEFVNPQDINRDNGKIYRLHDDGRIPKDNPFVGKKGAKEAIYTYGNRNPQGLAKHPVTGEIWEHEHGPKGGDEINVLKKAANYGWPVVTYGIDYDNTTISKVQEKPGIENPIYYWTPSIAPCGMTFVTSDKYPDWKGHLLVGSLKFQYLELLKLQGKKVIGRQKIAADIGRLRNVAQGPDGYIYMAVEGKGIIKIIPN from the coding sequence AAAAAATTGCACCACTACTATTTCTATGCTTTTTTATAAGCTGTAACTCACAAGTAAAGCAAAACGATGTCGCGCTCAAGGACGAAGTACAAAACTATACTTTTAAAACCATAGCATCTGGAATTTCTATCCCTTGGGGAATGACTTGGCTTCCGGATGGCTCTATGCTAATCACTGAAAAAAGCGGGGTATTGTACCATTCTAAAAACGGTATAAAAACCGAAATTAAAAACGTCCCCGAAGTTTACAACCGTGGTCAGGGAGGATTACTTGATATCGCAACACATCCACAATACGTTAAAAATGGCTGGATATACATCAGCTATTCCTCCGCAGAAGAAGGGGGAAAAGGAGGCAACACCAAACTGATAAGAGCAAAACTCCAAAACGAAAGCCTAATCCAGATTGAATCCATATACAAATGCTCCCCAAACACCACTGCAGGACAGCATTTTGGCTCCCGAATCGTTTTTGACAATGAAGGCTATTTGTATTTTTCAGTGGGAGAACGCGGAGAGGAATTCGTAAACCCGCAAGACATCAATCGTGATAACGGCAAAATATACCGTTTACATGACGACGGTCGTATCCCAAAAGACAATCCGTTTGTGGGTAAAAAGGGGGCGAAAGAGGCAATATATACTTATGGAAACCGTAATCCACAAGGACTGGCGAAACATCCTGTTACCGGCGAAATTTGGGAACACGAACATGGACCTAAAGGCGGTGATGAAATCAATGTTTTAAAAAAAGCCGCAAATTATGGGTGGCCAGTGGTAACCTACGGCATCGACTATGACAACACTACCATAAGTAAAGTGCAGGAAAAACCGGGAATTGAAAATCCTATTTATTATTGGACTCCATCCATCGCCCCTTGCGGAATGACATTCGTTACCAGCGATAAATATCCTGATTGGAAAGGCCATTTACTGGTAGGTTCCCTAAAATTCCAATATCTGGAATTACTGAAATTGCAAGGTAAAAAAGTGATAGGCCGACAAAAAATAGCCGCCGACATAGGTCGTTTGCGGAACGTGGCACAAGGACCTGACGGTTATATCTATATGGCTGTGGAAGGAAAAGGCATCATTAAAATAATACCGAATTAA
- a CDS encoding DUF4292 domain-containing protein, which produces MNRYKAFVLPVFMVCVFGSLTLVSCKSKSVVTTVSSPVTKMSASKIIDNHYNNKNEFSTLYIKANARYADEKQTQNVTAEIKIKKDEQILVSIRFLGITMAKASITPNSVSYYEKIKGTYFEGDFSALSQWLGTDLDYSKIQNMLLGEAMDDLKKGKYTESLIDQLYRLDDVSNKNTKKTFYFEAENFRVKKQEITQKQENRMIQVAYDNNKLYNEIVMPTNVAIETYQPKGKTEINLEYNTISFNEELSFPYSVPNGYKRILIN; this is translated from the coding sequence ATGAATAGATATAAAGCATTTGTATTGCCCGTTTTTATGGTTTGCGTTTTTGGTTCGCTGACACTTGTTTCTTGTAAATCTAAATCGGTTGTTACTACAGTTTCCAGTCCAGTAACTAAAATGAGTGCCTCTAAAATAATTGACAATCATTACAACAATAAAAATGAATTTTCGACATTATATATCAAAGCTAATGCAAGATATGCTGATGAAAAACAAACTCAAAATGTAACTGCGGAAATTAAGATTAAAAAGGACGAACAAATTTTAGTTAGCATTCGTTTTCTGGGGATAACAATGGCAAAAGCTTCCATCACTCCAAACTCTGTGAGCTATTATGAGAAAATTAAAGGAACCTATTTTGAAGGTGATTTCAGTGCATTGAGTCAATGGCTAGGAACAGATTTGGATTACAGTAAAATTCAAAATATGTTATTAGGGGAAGCAATGGACGATTTGAAAAAAGGAAAATATACAGAATCATTAATTGATCAATTGTATCGCCTAGATGATGTTTCTAATAAAAACACAAAAAAGACGTTCTATTTTGAAGCCGAAAATTTCAGGGTCAAAAAACAGGAAATCACTCAAAAGCAAGAGAACAGAATGATTCAAGTTGCTTATGATAATAACAAGCTATACAATGAGATTGTTATGCCAACAAATGTTGCAATAGAAACCTATCAACCCAAAGGGAAAACAGAAATTAATTTAGAATACAACACTATTTCTTTCAATGAAGAACTTTCTTTTCCATATAGTGTGCCAAATGGATATAAAAGAATTTTAATTAATTAA
- a CDS encoding polysaccharide deacetylase family protein, whose product MKKTLISILSTLLLLIGCQTKPDKTKKNLINAGLFIERDISKKILEEPLIQVTKKEVPVLCYHRIRNILPRDGANMKTYSVSPAVFAEQIKALSDNGYQTILPEQLFEYLTNGKPLPAKPVIITFDDTREEQYRLGAVEMNKYGFKGVFFIMTVAINKPGYMSESQIKKLSDSGHTIGAHTWDHHMVTKYTAEDWNTQLVKPKKQLENITGKKVDYFAYPFGLWNTNAITEIKNQGYKLAFSLSDKSDLKEPNYTVRRIIVPGSWSAPRMIKAMETSFNKQH is encoded by the coding sequence ATGAAAAAGACACTTATCTCAATCCTTAGCACTTTGCTTCTGCTCATTGGTTGCCAAACCAAACCAGATAAAACAAAAAAAAATCTTATTAATGCGGGCCTCTTTATTGAAAGAGATATCTCGAAAAAAATATTAGAAGAGCCATTAATACAAGTCACAAAAAAAGAAGTCCCTGTTTTGTGTTACCATCGCATCAGAAACATTCTCCCGAGAGACGGAGCAAATATGAAAACCTATTCTGTAAGTCCCGCTGTCTTTGCTGAACAAATAAAAGCTTTGTCAGATAATGGATATCAAACTATTTTACCTGAACAACTTTTCGAGTATTTAACTAATGGCAAGCCTTTACCTGCTAAGCCCGTCATAATCACATTTGACGATACACGTGAGGAACAATATCGATTAGGAGCTGTAGAAATGAATAAATATGGATTCAAAGGCGTTTTTTTTATAATGACAGTGGCTATTAACAAACCAGGGTATATGTCAGAGTCCCAAATAAAAAAATTATCAGATAGCGGTCATACAATAGGGGCACATACTTGGGACCATCATATGGTGACAAAATACACCGCCGAGGATTGGAATACGCAACTGGTAAAGCCTAAAAAACAACTCGAGAACATTACAGGCAAGAAAGTGGACTACTTTGCCTATCCCTTTGGTTTATGGAATACGAATGCCATTACAGAGATTAAAAATCAGGGATATAAACTTGCCTTTTCTCTTTCGGATAAAAGTGATCTTAAAGAGCCAAACTATACCGTCAGACGGATTATTGTACCCGGAAGCTGGAGTGCTCCCCGAATGATAAAAGCAATGGAAACGTCATTTAATAAACAGCATTGA